In Chitinophaga varians, the following are encoded in one genomic region:
- a CDS encoding MBL fold metallo-hydrolase yields the protein MRNLTIMSGNEFYLKPNVVIEPLFDRWYAWSHLISPATAAMNVVGRHLNIMDSFIMEPSVHAEAVLNPKMKGGPFMDIPVDRVDEVSALYEKTMKEQEKALKFSKAVKELDRLLESEGKGMGMESLYEKVPPILKGYVELFYDRNNNADFRFFEALLYKSRFYNKSSQSIALWVTENDHRPFCLSTPRLNEPGVLHLEIPFDHAGIDELARMKRSPKSMEYIKTLLAISPEDEALFNTFFTTTPPPVYKKYTGDKIRMRYFGHACILVETKDVSILVDPLISYYGYDSDIEHFSDADLPDVIDYVLITHNHQDHILFETLLPLRHKIKHLIVPRTNSGQLENPDLRLMFQNIGFDQVEAIEEMETITFSNTTITGLPFTGEHSDLNILSKACYLVQISGFKLLFLADSRISEPALYQHIHDSIGDVDVMFLGMECDGAPLTWLYGPLMTKKITREQDSSRRLAGSDCVKGMSLVEIFNPKEVYVYAMGMEPWLEFISSIKYTDASNPIIQSDKLVKNCQEKGMIAERLFGEKELLYERKYAVAE from the coding sequence ATGCGAAATCTCACCATCATGAGTGGTAATGAATTTTACTTAAAACCCAACGTAGTAATTGAACCCTTGTTTGACAGATGGTACGCCTGGAGCCACCTGATATCACCTGCCACGGCCGCTATGAACGTAGTGGGCCGGCATCTTAATATCATGGACTCCTTTATCATGGAACCTTCTGTTCATGCGGAAGCGGTGCTGAACCCCAAAATGAAAGGGGGACCTTTTATGGACATACCGGTTGACCGTGTAGATGAAGTGAGCGCCCTCTATGAAAAAACCATGAAAGAGCAGGAGAAAGCGTTGAAGTTTTCCAAAGCCGTAAAAGAACTGGACCGTCTGCTGGAGTCAGAAGGAAAAGGCATGGGCATGGAATCGTTGTACGAAAAAGTGCCGCCTATCCTCAAAGGATATGTAGAACTGTTCTACGACCGTAACAACAACGCGGATTTCCGTTTTTTTGAAGCACTGCTCTATAAGAGCCGCTTCTATAATAAGTCTTCCCAAAGCATCGCCCTGTGGGTGACAGAAAATGACCATCGTCCTTTCTGCCTGAGCACCCCACGGCTCAATGAGCCGGGAGTGTTGCACCTGGAAATACCCTTTGACCATGCCGGCATCGATGAACTGGCCAGAATGAAGCGCAGTCCGAAAAGCATGGAATATATCAAGACATTGTTAGCCATCTCCCCAGAGGACGAAGCGCTTTTTAATACCTTTTTTACTACCACACCGCCCCCCGTTTATAAGAAATATACCGGTGATAAAATCCGCATGCGCTACTTCGGCCACGCCTGTATCCTGGTGGAAACAAAAGATGTCAGCATCCTGGTAGACCCGCTGATCAGCTACTACGGATACGACAGCGACATAGAACATTTCTCCGATGCCGACCTGCCGGATGTGATCGATTACGTGCTGATTACCCACAATCACCAGGACCATATTTTGTTTGAAACACTGTTACCGCTCCGTCATAAGATCAAACACCTGATCGTGCCCCGTACCAACTCCGGCCAACTGGAGAACCCTGACCTGCGGCTGATGTTCCAGAACATTGGTTTTGACCAGGTGGAAGCGATAGAAGAAATGGAGACCATAACATTTAGCAATACCACTATCACAGGATTACCCTTTACCGGAGAACACAGCGATCTCAATATCTTGTCCAAAGCCTGCTACCTGGTACAGATCAGCGGCTTCAAACTTTTATTCCTGGCGGATTCCCGCATTAGTGAGCCTGCACTCTACCAACATATTCATGACAGCATCGGTGATGTGGACGTAATGTTCCTGGGCATGGAATGCGATGGCGCGCCCCTGACCTGGCTCTATGGCCCGCTGATGACAAAGAAGATCACCCGTGAGCAGGACAGCAGCCGCAGGCTGGCAGGTTCTGATTGTGTAAAAGGAATGTCGCTGGTGGAAATCTTTAACCCGAAAGAAGTGTACGTATATGCAATGGGCATGGAGCCATGGCTGGAGTTTATCAGCAGCATTAAATATACGGACGCTTCCAATCCTATTATCCAGTCTGACAAACTCGTTAAAAACTGCCAGGAGAAAGGTATGATCGCCGAGCGCCTGTTTGGCGAAAAGGAATTGTTGTACGAACGGAAATATGCTGTCGCAGAATAA
- the sbnB gene encoding 2,3-diaminopropionate biosynthesis protein SbnB, whose amino-acid sequence MYYLSKSDLLHLGINWEEVIEKIRETVHTLKDGDFAQPIKPYLRYRDVTNRIIAMPAFVGGKVSFSGIKWIASFPDNIRKNIPRANSVTILNDADTGVPACIINTSHVSAVRTAAVTGLVVKEYLQRNRQGKLTVGIIGFGPIGQQHLDMISTLLGDRLDHVNIYDLNQPDPSLVPASLKDKVNIVHTWEEAFEHADILMTCTVSKKPYINKAPKKGSLQLNVSLRDYVPEFINYAKYIVVDDWEEVCRENTDIEVMHKTQGLTKESTLSLVDIICEDKLQNAGMEEVVMFNPMGMAVFDIATAVYFYEKAKVANVGTVLAD is encoded by the coding sequence ATGTACTATTTAAGTAAGTCCGATCTGTTACACTTGGGAATTAACTGGGAAGAAGTGATCGAAAAGATCCGGGAAACAGTCCACACATTGAAGGATGGAGATTTTGCCCAACCCATCAAACCTTACCTGAGATACCGGGACGTCACTAACCGTATCATCGCTATGCCTGCATTTGTAGGCGGTAAAGTATCTTTTTCCGGTATTAAATGGATCGCCAGCTTTCCGGATAATATCAGGAAGAATATTCCACGTGCTAATTCTGTCACTATATTAAATGATGCAGACACCGGTGTGCCTGCCTGTATTATCAATACCAGCCATGTCAGCGCTGTTCGTACGGCAGCGGTAACCGGCCTGGTAGTGAAGGAATACCTGCAACGCAACCGGCAGGGGAAATTAACCGTAGGTATTATCGGTTTCGGGCCTATCGGCCAGCAACACCTGGACATGATCAGCACGTTGCTGGGTGACCGCCTGGACCATGTGAATATCTACGATCTTAATCAACCCGACCCGTCACTGGTCCCTGCGTCCTTAAAAGATAAAGTAAATATCGTCCATACCTGGGAAGAAGCGTTCGAGCATGCTGATATACTCATGACCTGTACTGTATCAAAAAAGCCATACATCAACAAAGCGCCTAAGAAAGGTTCCCTGCAACTGAATGTTTCCCTGAGAGATTATGTGCCCGAATTTATCAACTACGCTAAATACATCGTAGTCGATGACTGGGAGGAAGTATGCCGGGAAAATACAGACATCGAAGTGATGCACAAAACGCAGGGACTAACGAAAGAAAGCACGCTGTCACTTGTGGATATCATTTGTGAAGACAAATTACAAAATGCGGGGATGGAAGAGGTGGTCATGTTTAATCCGATGGGAATGGCCGTGTTTGACATTGCTACTGCAGTTTACTTTTATGAAAAAGCGAAAGTAGCAAACGTCGGTACGGTACTCGCCGATTAA